In Candidatus Acidiferrales bacterium, the following are encoded in one genomic region:
- a CDS encoding cobalamin-dependent protein (Presence of a B(12) (cobalamin)-binding domain implies dependence on cobalamin itself, in one of its several forms, or in some unusual lineages, dependence on a cobalamin-like analog.), whose translation MRVLLIQPGKREKFAAPFGYVEPLGLESVAGAITDICDLDFIDLRFSTLEDLKRIVESERVDACGITSSFTMDYNQAIKAAEIVKQVDSRVFVFVGGHHPSLMPDDFNLPSIDAIVMGEGEATTRELIEVVNSGSDLAKVTGLAFRRHGKQLLTPPRALIHDLDSLPYHDSSIVEDFRRRYRLFVEKSVTSLETIRGCQFQCNFCSVWKFYRGKVRMKSPERVINEIKSVKSDNVFFVDDNFFASPRRADRIADAIKREGIMKRYLIQARSDAIALHPGLIDKWAGIGLRSAFLGFEKVSQCGLDAVEKHNSVQSNEKALEILRDHGIEPVVSFIADPEFQGDEFLLLRNYVKKLSLKLPFFTMLTPLPGTELFDSVREDLMRSDYDFFDLMHPVLPTRLPTKEFIRQFCMLYKTGYPTPIAFAGSILLLFDVMRGRLSFSDWREIVRDWRIVTTPEKYLAGLSTSAQGSKWKGQEIVA comes from the coding sequence ATGCGCGTCCTTCTGATACAACCGGGGAAAAGAGAAAAGTTTGCGGCGCCGTTCGGGTATGTCGAACCTCTCGGGCTTGAATCGGTAGCCGGGGCAATTACAGATATTTGCGATTTGGATTTCATCGATCTCCGCTTCTCAACTCTCGAAGATCTGAAGAGGATTGTCGAATCTGAAAGAGTGGATGCCTGCGGGATCACCTCCTCCTTTACGATGGATTACAACCAGGCCATAAAAGCCGCTGAAATCGTCAAGCAAGTTGATAGTCGGGTGTTCGTATTTGTAGGAGGTCATCATCCCTCGCTCATGCCTGACGATTTCAATCTGCCGTCAATCGACGCAATCGTCATGGGTGAGGGAGAAGCAACGACCAGAGAACTTATCGAAGTTGTGAACAGCGGAAGTGACTTAGCCAAGGTTACCGGACTAGCGTTTAGGCGCCATGGTAAGCAATTGTTGACTCCGCCCAGAGCTCTTATCCATGATCTTGATTCACTTCCTTATCATGACTCAAGTATCGTTGAAGATTTCAGAAGAAGATATAGACTCTTCGTTGAAAAATCCGTGACTTCTCTTGAGACAATTAGGGGCTGCCAGTTCCAGTGTAACTTTTGCAGCGTATGGAAATTCTATCGGGGGAAAGTCCGAATGAAATCTCCCGAAAGAGTGATTAATGAGATAAAGAGCGTGAAAAGTGACAACGTGTTCTTTGTCGATGACAATTTCTTTGCCAGCCCGAGGCGCGCCGACAGAATCGCTGACGCCATTAAGCGTGAGGGGATTATGAAGCGGTATCTGATTCAGGCCAGAAGTGATGCTATCGCCCTCCATCCGGGCCTCATAGACAAATGGGCTGGTATTGGACTGCGATCTGCATTTTTGGGATTCGAGAAGGTCAGCCAGTGTGGCCTTGATGCTGTGGAAAAACATAATTCGGTGCAGAGTAACGAAAAGGCATTGGAGATTTTGAGAGACCATGGTATCGAACCGGTGGTTTCATTTATCGCTGACCCCGAATTTCAGGGAGATGAATTCTTACTATTGAGAAATTACGTCAAGAAGCTGTCTTTGAAACTTCCATTCTTCACTATGCTGACTCCACTTCCGGGCACTGAGCTCTTTGACAGCGTAAGAGAAGATCTCATGCGCAGCGACTATGATTTCTTCGACCTCATGCATCCGGTTCTGCCCACTCGATTGCCGACGAAAGAATTCATTCGACAGTTTTGCATGCTTTACAAGACAGGCTATCCAACTCCCATCGCTTTTGCCGGATCAATATTATTGCTTTTCGATGTAATGAGAGGAAGACTGTCGTTCTCCGATTGGAGAGAGATTGTAAGGGATTGGCGAATTGTTACAACGCCAGAAAAGTATTTGGCGGGACTGTCCACTTCAGCGCAGGGATCAAAATGGAAGGGCCAAGAAATCGTTGCGTAG
- a CDS encoding capsule assembly Wzi family protein, whose product MNKSFFVVSTFAFVFAGVSFAQHNSSIPVDSWIYEAIRQLQTRGYLLELSPGFKPYRRLEVEEALRNFEKKVDVSTLPRPDQWLIKKLDSEFSYETKLVNAEKENPDTSFTGVGFSEEAFFNLAKGDYKTFKHADKTEFRPTLRSEFGFDIGNHLLLYTDATVDQTLRDDTLYTGTTKFGLKALHQQAYVQYSDRYVDLTFGRDYLSWGYGNDGAVLVSPTAGAFDMISALVKTHVVKFNWFVAQLNQMYEYYPDTNSYMPVGARGTTGPLVNRYFTGSRVEFNICDKVFLGAYQAATFGGVNAPIDLEDINPVRVTYETETNDQKDLNTFLGFDFSMFWPKNLNPYGDLMIDDWQVDHKTIGDLKPNLYAFDIGLRASNILENFGVSGTDANLQYMMVRNRVYNEYDWASFEKLLLRNYPIAVPYGDDFWNIDLRLSHWLTYNWKFGIEVMHIEHGNQNIYGPYTMPWLTDPNITVQTGYSEPFPYRVIQETNLFGANVMYQPQANLYGRAMISYSQNRNYRYAPGIDKGVISFLVTIYYDFATAIQFK is encoded by the coding sequence ATGAATAAGAGTTTTTTCGTTGTCTCTACATTTGCTTTTGTCTTCGCAGGGGTTTCCTTTGCCCAGCATAATTCTTCTATACCCGTCGACAGCTGGATTTACGAAGCAATTCGACAGCTCCAAACTCGCGGCTACCTCCTTGAACTCAGCCCGGGATTTAAGCCTTACCGTAGACTCGAGGTGGAAGAAGCTCTGCGGAATTTTGAGAAGAAAGTCGACGTATCCACCTTGCCTCGGCCGGATCAATGGTTGATTAAAAAGCTCGATAGCGAATTCTCTTATGAAACAAAGCTTGTGAATGCGGAGAAAGAAAATCCCGATACCTCTTTCACAGGGGTCGGATTCTCGGAAGAGGCGTTCTTTAATCTTGCTAAAGGTGATTACAAGACTTTCAAACATGCGGACAAGACTGAATTCCGTCCGACGCTCCGAAGTGAGTTTGGTTTCGATATCGGGAACCACCTTCTGTTGTATACCGATGCGACTGTCGATCAGACTCTCCGCGATGACACACTTTATACCGGGACGACGAAATTCGGATTGAAGGCATTGCACCAACAAGCATATGTTCAGTACTCGGATCGTTATGTCGATCTGACTTTTGGCAGGGACTATCTATCGTGGGGATACGGGAACGATGGCGCTGTCCTTGTGTCGCCGACGGCAGGCGCCTTTGACATGATATCCGCTCTCGTCAAAACGCATGTAGTGAAATTCAATTGGTTTGTTGCCCAGCTTAATCAGATGTATGAGTACTACCCTGATACAAACAGCTACATGCCGGTTGGCGCAAGAGGTACCACCGGTCCGCTTGTGAATAGATACTTTACCGGTTCACGCGTCGAGTTCAACATATGCGACAAAGTTTTTCTCGGCGCTTACCAGGCTGCGACCTTCGGCGGCGTTAATGCGCCGATCGACCTCGAGGACATAAATCCCGTTCGCGTTACGTACGAGACCGAGACAAATGACCAGAAGGATTTGAATACATTTCTTGGTTTTGACTTTAGTATGTTCTGGCCTAAGAATCTTAATCCTTACGGGGATCTGATGATAGACGATTGGCAGGTTGATCACAAGACAATAGGTGATTTGAAACCGAATCTCTATGCGTTCGACATCGGGTTGCGTGCATCAAATATCCTGGAAAACTTTGGTGTCAGCGGTACTGATGCCAATTTGCAGTACATGATGGTACGGAATAGAGTTTATAATGAATATGATTGGGCGAGCTTCGAAAAACTGTTGCTGAGAAATTATCCGATTGCAGTGCCGTACGGTGACGATTTCTGGAATATTGATTTGCGTCTGTCGCACTGGCTCACTTACAACTGGAAGTTTGGAATTGAAGTGATGCACATTGAACATGGGAATCAGAATATTTACGGTCCGTATACGATGCCGTGGCTGACCGATCCAAACATCACGGTTCAGACCGGCTACAGCGAGCCTTTTCCGTACAGGGTAATTCAGGAAACGAATTTGTTCGGGGCGAACGTAATGTATCAACCACAAGCCAACCTTTACGGACGGGCGATGATCAGCTATTCACAGAACAGGAACTACCGGTATGCTCCAGGTATTGATAAAGGAGTCATTTCGTTTCTGGTTACGATTTACTATGATTTTGCGACTGCTATCCAGTTCAAATAG
- a CDS encoding NAD-dependent epimerase/dehydratase family protein has product MKALVTGSTGFIGSHLVEKLVQRGYRVRCLIRKTTKVEYINNLPVEFVHSDFDDIESLMTAVDSVDYVFHIGGVTKSKDKKGYFKGNHETTKNLLTAVLKQNPHLKRFILASSLTAVGPGHDMTPVDETTPYHPVTTYGKSKMEAEKECLSRVSEIPVTIIRPPAVYGPRDKDIYAFFKSVNGHLIPLSGFKRKVLSLVHAYDLVDGIIAAAEHPKSAGKVYFISNEEVYDWEQFGNIAGKVLGRKTFKVRIPHFALYTIAAISESIARLQGKAALINIEKARDGVQTNWLCSPKKAQAELGFKAKLSLEAGIENTIRWYKENAWLK; this is encoded by the coding sequence ATGAAAGCACTTGTTACAGGCTCGACGGGTTTCATAGGGAGCCATCTTGTAGAAAAACTAGTCCAGCGCGGTTACAGAGTCAGATGTCTGATTAGAAAAACAACCAAAGTTGAATACATTAACAATCTTCCCGTGGAGTTTGTCCATTCCGACTTCGACGATATTGAATCATTGATGACGGCGGTCGATTCCGTTGACTACGTTTTCCATATCGGCGGAGTCACAAAATCAAAGGATAAGAAAGGATATTTTAAAGGGAACCATGAAACGACAAAAAACCTCCTTACCGCTGTCTTAAAACAAAATCCGCACCTCAAACGATTCATCCTCGCCAGCAGTCTGACCGCAGTGGGACCCGGACATGATATGACCCCCGTAGATGAAACCACGCCTTACCATCCAGTCACAACCTACGGCAAAAGCAAGATGGAGGCAGAGAAGGAATGTCTCTCTAGAGTCTCCGAGATTCCCGTAACAATCATAAGGCCTCCGGCGGTATATGGTCCGCGTGACAAAGATATTTACGCATTCTTCAAGTCGGTAAATGGACATCTCATTCCGCTCTCCGGCTTCAAAAGAAAAGTATTGAGCCTTGTCCACGCTTACGATTTAGTGGATGGAATTATCGCTGCCGCCGAGCATCCGAAAAGTGCCGGCAAAGTATATTTCATTTCAAATGAAGAAGTATACGATTGGGAGCAGTTTGGTAACATAGCCGGGAAGGTTCTCGGCCGGAAAACATTCAAAGTGAGGATCCCTCACTTCGCGCTGTATACAATTGCGGCTATCAGCGAGTCGATTGCCAGATTGCAGGGTAAGGCAGCATTGATCAACATTGAGAAAGCACGCGACGGAGTTCAGACAAACTGGCTTTGTAGTCCGAAGAAGGCCCAGGCCGAACTTGGGTTCAAAGCGAAACTATCGCTCGAAGCTGGGATTGAAAATACAATAAGGTGGTACAAGGAAAACGCGTGGTTGAAGTAG
- the asnS gene encoding asparagine--tRNA ligase: protein MSDLIEDNPIGSSRDMPFVTIDKLSEHNDRSVTVRGWVYNKRSSGKIHFILVRDGFGIVQCVVVKSQVSPEIFADYDLLTQESSLTVTGKVHKDDRAPGGYELQVEGLKIVHVAREYPITPKEHGTEFLMDHRHLWLRSSRQHAILRVRHQIIRAVREFFDNKNFTLVDSPILTPASVEGTSTLFETDYFDLGKAYLTQSGQLYGEAAAMAFGKIYCFGPTFRAEKSKTRRHLTEFWMVEPEVAWADLSDDMDLAEEFVEHIVQTVLKKNDEELKLLERDVSKLQPVKRPFPRLHYDEAVELLKKNGVDFQYGNDLGGTDETIISQQYDRPVMVHHYPATCKAFYMKRDPDRNDLTLSVDVLASEGYGEIIGGSQREDDYDTLVKRLEENNLPRQPFEWYLDLRKYGSVPHSGFGLGIERTVAWICGLDHVRETIPFARMIYRNTP, encoded by the coding sequence ATGTCGGATCTCATCGAAGACAATCCAATTGGATCCAGCCGCGACATGCCGTTTGTGACGATAGATAAGCTTTCAGAACATAATGACAGGTCTGTTACCGTTCGCGGGTGGGTTTACAACAAAAGGTCGAGCGGGAAGATCCATTTCATTTTAGTTCGGGATGGTTTCGGCATCGTGCAATGCGTCGTCGTAAAGAGTCAAGTTTCGCCGGAAATTTTTGCGGATTATGATTTGCTGACCCAGGAAAGCTCGCTTACTGTCACCGGCAAAGTTCACAAGGACGATCGTGCTCCGGGCGGTTATGAACTCCAGGTTGAAGGTTTGAAGATTGTTCATGTCGCAAGAGAATATCCGATAACCCCGAAAGAACACGGCACTGAATTCCTGATGGATCATCGGCATCTCTGGCTGAGATCTTCGAGACAGCATGCGATACTGCGCGTCAGGCACCAGATTATAAGGGCTGTTCGCGAATTTTTTGACAATAAGAATTTCACACTTGTCGATTCGCCGATTCTCACACCGGCCTCCGTGGAGGGAACAAGCACGCTTTTCGAGACGGACTACTTCGATCTCGGCAAAGCATATTTGACTCAAAGCGGGCAGCTCTATGGCGAGGCCGCTGCCATGGCATTTGGAAAAATCTATTGTTTCGGACCGACATTTCGTGCAGAGAAGTCAAAGACACGCAGGCATCTTACCGAGTTTTGGATGGTTGAGCCTGAAGTTGCCTGGGCCGACCTGAGCGACGATATGGATCTGGCTGAAGAATTTGTCGAGCACATTGTCCAAACGGTTTTAAAGAAAAATGATGAGGAACTAAAACTTCTTGAAAGAGACGTGTCGAAGTTGCAGCCCGTAAAGCGGCCTTTCCCGCGCCTCCATTATGATGAAGCCGTGGAATTGTTGAAGAAGAACGGCGTTGATTTCCAATATGGGAACGACCTTGGTGGAACCGACGAAACGATCATTTCTCAACAGTATGATCGCCCGGTCATGGTGCACCACTATCCGGCAACGTGCAAAGCATTTTATATGAAGCGTGACCCGGATAGAAACGATTTGACGTTGTCTGTTGATGTGCTTGCGTCGGAAGGATACGGCGAAATTATCGGCGGCAGTCAGCGTGAGGATGATTATGACACTTTGGTGAAGCGCCTGGAAGAAAACAATCTTCCGCGTCAGCCGTTTGAATGGTACCTTGATCTGCGGAAATATGGAAGTGTGCCGCATTCCGGGTTCGGTCTCGGCATTGAGAGAACAGTCGCGTGGATCTGCGGATTGGACCATGTCAGGGAGACAATTCCGTTTGCAAGAATGATTTACAGGAACACACCCTGA
- a CDS encoding ATP-binding cassette domain-containing protein yields the protein MLQVNDLRKTYMTTVALDGVSFEVKPGEIFGLLGPNGAGKTTTIRISLGIIEPDSGTVHFNSKELTPEMKNLLAYLPEERGLYRKSKVIDVLVYFGSLRGVQPGDARKRAEAWLKKFELSEYGYRKVDELSKGMQQKVQFISCLLHEPEFLILDEPFSGLDPVNQILIKDIMREMKQAGKTIVFSTHQMEQAEKLCDRICLINHGRVILYGDLSGIKKDHGSNVIHLEFDGNSSRLRQLSDIASMDLYENYAEIKMKDGTSSQELLKRAVELVAVTKFSVQEASLNSIFIEAVGGKIVN from the coding sequence ATGCTTCAAGTAAACGATCTCCGGAAGACTTACATGACCACGGTCGCATTAGACGGTGTGTCCTTTGAAGTAAAGCCGGGTGAAATATTTGGACTGCTCGGCCCGAACGGTGCTGGGAAAACGACGACAATTAGAATTTCACTCGGGATAATTGAACCCGACTCCGGTACCGTCCATTTTAATTCTAAGGAATTAACTCCGGAAATGAAAAATTTGCTGGCTTATCTTCCCGAAGAAAGGGGACTATATCGAAAAAGTAAAGTTATCGATGTCTTGGTGTATTTCGGAAGCTTAAGAGGTGTTCAGCCCGGTGACGCAAGGAAGCGCGCCGAAGCATGGCTTAAAAAGTTCGAGTTGTCGGAATATGGATACCGTAAAGTTGATGAATTGTCAAAGGGGATGCAGCAGAAGGTTCAGTTTATTTCTTGTCTCCTCCATGAACCAGAGTTTTTGATCCTCGACGAACCTTTTTCGGGACTTGATCCGGTTAATCAAATCCTGATCAAGGACATCATGCGTGAAATGAAACAGGCGGGGAAGACGATTGTTTTTTCAACACATCAGATGGAGCAGGCGGAGAAGCTCTGCGACAGAATCTGTCTGATAAATCACGGCAGGGTGATTCTTTATGGAGATCTGTCGGGAATAAAAAAAGATCATGGAAGCAATGTCATCCATCTGGAATTTGACGGCAACTCTTCAAGACTGCGACAATTATCTGACATTGCTTCGATGGATTTGTACGAAAATTATGCTGAAATAAAAATGAAAGATGGAACAAGCAGCCAGGAGCTGCTGAAAAGAGCAGTCGAACTCGTCGCCGTTACAAAGTTCTCCGTCCAAGAAGCATCCTTGAATTCTATCTTCATAGAAGCCGTCGGGGGAAAAATTGTCAATTAG